TTTTTAAAAGTACGAAGAATTAATGAGGCAATCAGATTCCTTCTTTCCGGTAAAATGTAATGGATAAGGGTATGTGATTGTTTTTCTTTTCTCACGTCGACAATCTCTTCCATTATTCTCTTTTTAGAGGATGTCCTATTTCCCTCCATCACATAAAAGATTGATAATATTTGCGGGAAAACCCATATTTGTATCGGTTTTTCCGTTTGATTCTGCAGCTGTTCAGGGGAACCAAGGTTGGCCATTTTCACTTCATGAAGTAATTTTTTATAAAAGAATAATTGTTCTTTTTCCTCATCGATTTTCTCCCTAAGTGAAAAATAAGGATTAATCACACAAACAGTTCGAATGTTTTTGTCTAGAGCTTTAACAAATTCAGGAATTAGAAGAGCTCCCATTCCTTCTGCAATGATATGAATTCTTTCATTTAAGATTTCGTGTCTGATCACATAGTGATAGAGGTTTTCAGCTAATTCTCTTGCTTTCACACTGCCCCAATGATTGCCATACAAATTGGAATAAAAAACAGTATACCCCGCATCAAGCAAAGCTTTTAACCAAATATTTCTGCCAAAATGCTGAATCCAATAGCTATTTTTCTCCTCAACAAAATGACCCTCTCCCCCGAGAATTAAGACACCAAACCCGTTTGGTTTCTCTGGGTAATGGATCACATTCCATTCAGTATCTAATTGAAAAAATCTCTGCTTCACCATAAAGATGACCCCTCTTTAAAATAGATACTCTTAACATAGCTATGCAAGGACTCCCCAATTGGGAAGAGGTGTAAGCCCAATTAACACAGAAAACGTTCACGAAATTTATACAAAATTTCTTTTATTCCTTTTTGATGATGTGGTAACATATAAAAAGGAATAGGAAGAAAAGTAGGTGACAATAAGATGCAATATATTTGGGCAGTTATTTGGTCATTTCTTTTAGGATTAATGATCTCTTATGTTATCCCTTCTATGACAGGCGGACATTTTGAACTTGAATTAGGGTTAATACTAGGAACCGTATTCTCTGTATTTACCATTCTATTCACAGTCTTAATGCCTCAAGGTGAAAACCAGGAAGACCCTACTCATTAATGTTCAAAAACCACCGAAATTATGAACTGCACCCCAATTGTTAGACACACAACTAACAATTGGAGGTGCAGTTTTTATATGTCTAAATTTAACATAGAGGAAAAAATAGAAGCAGTT
This window of the Bacillus oleivorans genome carries:
- a CDS encoding hydrolase — encoded protein: MVKQRFFQLDTEWNVIHYPEKPNGFGVLILGGEGHFVEEKNSYWIQHFGRNIWLKALLDAGYTVFYSNLYGNHWGSVKARELAENLYHYVIRHEILNERIHIIAEGMGALLIPEFVKALDKNIRTVCVINPYFSLREKIDEEKEQLFFYKKLLHEVKMANLGSPEQLQNQTEKPIQIWVFPQILSIFYVMEGNRTSSKKRIMEEIVDVRKEKQSHTLIHYILPERRNLIASLILRTFKNHEDL
- a CDS encoding YjzD family protein, yielding MQYIWAVIWSFLLGLMISYVIPSMTGGHFELELGLILGTVFSVFTILFTVLMPQGENQEDPTH